The proteins below are encoded in one region of Geomonas ferrireducens:
- a CDS encoding SGNH/GDSL hydrolase family protein, protein MATIRPKLQATLGLFLVLLLMVPAWAGAQTSFNRIIVFGDSLSDPGNAFAISGMANTPPYQFLDELLIPDRPYARGGHHFSNGMTWIEQLARQLSLSGNTRPAFREFGGAATNYAIGGARAGDRAEKATMTYEVTTFLNVFGGHAPADALYVIEFGGNDIRDAIEAQDPGVINQAISSIQSNITALYNAGARKFLVCFAPDLSLTPALIATDKIMPGAATAARQMSQYYNYLLDYLVTSMSSQLADMEVVRVDFFSTLTEVAGNPAEFGLSVVDATCVTPGFAPYACSNPNTFLFWDGIHPTEKVHSIIAQRALSELVK, encoded by the coding sequence ATGGCAACGATTCGTCCCAAACTGCAGGCAACACTTGGGCTTTTTCTGGTCTTGTTACTCATGGTACCTGCGTGGGCCGGGGCACAGACATCGTTCAACCGGATCATCGTGTTCGGCGACAGCCTCTCCGACCCCGGCAACGCGTTTGCCATCTCCGGCATGGCAAACACACCTCCCTACCAGTTCCTCGACGAGCTCCTGATTCCCGACAGGCCGTACGCAAGAGGCGGCCACCACTTCAGCAACGGTATGACCTGGATCGAGCAGTTGGCACGTCAGCTCTCGCTTTCGGGCAACACCCGTCCGGCCTTCCGCGAATTCGGTGGCGCCGCTACCAACTACGCAATCGGCGGGGCCAGGGCAGGCGACAGGGCAGAAAAGGCGACCATGACCTACGAGGTAACCACCTTCCTCAACGTTTTCGGCGGCCACGCCCCGGCAGATGCCCTTTATGTCATTGAGTTTGGAGGCAATGACATAAGGGACGCCATCGAGGCGCAGGATCCCGGGGTCATCAATCAGGCGATATCGTCGATACAGTCAAACATCACCGCCCTTTACAACGCCGGAGCCAGGAAATTCCTGGTGTGTTTCGCTCCGGATCTCTCTCTTACCCCGGCGCTCATCGCTACCGACAAAATAATGCCGGGAGCGGCTACCGCAGCCCGCCAGATGTCGCAATACTACAACTACCTGCTCGACTACCTAGTGACCTCGATGTCTTCCCAGCTCGCCGACATGGAGGTGGTAAGGGTCGACTTTTTCAGCACGCTGACAGAGGTCGCCGGCAACCCGGCCGAATTCGGACTCAGCGTCGTCGACGCCACCTGCGTCACGCCCGGCTTCGCCCCCTACGCCTGTAGCAATCCCAACACCTTCCTCTTCTGGGACGGCATACATCCAACGGAGAAGGTGCATTCCATCATCGCGCAACGGGCGCTGTCTGAGCTGGTCAAGTGA
- a CDS encoding amidohydrolase: MSQFVDGLLKTVEAVLPMVEDLYKDLHQHPELPMQELRTSKIIAGKLHEAGFKVTEKVGATGVVGVLENGAGPTVMLRADMDAVPMKEETGLDYASRIEVANEKGETVPVAHSCGHDMHTTWLTGAATVLSLARDSWRGTLMAVFQPAEETGQGSQAMLDYGMTQRFPRPDVIMGQHMLQCRAGTVGCRAGQVLTSGDSLLVRFFGKGAHGGMPQNGIDPIVMAASAVLRLQTIVSREIAPQTQTVVTVGEFHAGTAENIIPAEACLKLNVRTTDEAVRNHVLQAIKRICVAEARASNAPRDPAFEEINNFPLTVNDAETTRKIREAFQDYFGERFVEMPAQGASEDFGRFGKAWNSPYTYWFVGGCAPELYDKALQAGEIEQLPGPHSPFWAPALHPTLRTGIETMLTAAGVWLAGRGAN, translated from the coding sequence ATGTCGCAGTTCGTCGATGGACTTTTGAAAACGGTTGAAGCGGTTCTGCCTATGGTGGAGGATCTCTATAAGGATCTGCACCAGCATCCGGAGCTCCCTATGCAAGAACTCCGCACGTCTAAGATCATCGCCGGGAAGTTGCATGAAGCCGGCTTCAAGGTGACGGAAAAGGTCGGCGCCACCGGTGTCGTCGGTGTACTGGAAAACGGGGCCGGCCCCACGGTCATGCTGCGCGCGGACATGGACGCCGTACCGATGAAGGAGGAGACGGGGCTCGACTATGCGAGCCGCATCGAGGTAGCGAACGAAAAAGGAGAAACGGTCCCTGTGGCTCATTCATGCGGCCACGACATGCACACGACTTGGCTGACCGGTGCGGCAACGGTGCTGTCGCTCGCGCGCGACTCCTGGCGCGGCACGCTCATGGCCGTATTCCAGCCGGCGGAAGAGACCGGCCAAGGGTCGCAGGCGATGCTCGACTACGGCATGACCCAGCGCTTCCCGCGCCCGGACGTCATCATGGGGCAGCACATGCTGCAATGCCGCGCAGGGACGGTTGGATGCCGAGCTGGTCAAGTCCTGACGTCCGGCGACAGCCTGCTGGTGCGCTTTTTCGGCAAAGGCGCCCATGGCGGAATGCCGCAAAACGGCATAGATCCCATCGTGATGGCAGCCTCCGCGGTGCTGCGGCTGCAAACCATCGTCAGCCGCGAGATCGCACCGCAGACACAGACGGTGGTGACCGTCGGTGAGTTTCACGCCGGAACCGCCGAGAACATCATCCCCGCCGAAGCCTGCCTGAAGCTGAACGTCCGGACCACGGACGAAGCGGTGCGCAACCATGTACTGCAGGCGATAAAACGGATCTGCGTCGCCGAGGCACGCGCGTCCAACGCGCCGAGAGATCCCGCCTTTGAGGAAATCAACAACTTCCCCCTGACGGTGAACGACGCCGAGACGACCAGAAAGATAAGGGAGGCCTTTCAAGATTACTTCGGAGAGCGGTTCGTTGAGATGCCGGCACAAGGGGCCAGCGAGGACTTCGGACGTTTCGGAAAAGCCTGGAACTCCCCCTACACCTATTGGTTCGTGGGGGGGTGCGCGCCGGAACTGTACGACAAGGCGTTGCAGGCGGGTGAGATCGAGCAACTGCCAGGCCCTCACTCGCCGTTTTGGGCGCCCGCCTTGCACCCGACCCTGCGCACCGGAATCGAAACGATGCTGACTGCAGCCGGGGTTTGGCTGGCAGGTCGTGGGGCGAACTAG
- a CDS encoding fibronectin type III domain-containing protein has product MNASDRFLMNHAAMAPLQLATWLNDAATLQDAHSKISTQIDHWVPWSPQFRSHKESIESELQKALALDVRTTKELQAAISAAVDDVNINAAYLVIRAKCEKDEAWLHNNGYTLKEKAKRVYDRPVSTSSLALRVKNGPNAGQVILSWTRDPGAGSYQLQICKGHPQGEESFVDYAYLTKVRTTADSLERASWYYFRIRSVGNNENGPWSEAVGIIVT; this is encoded by the coding sequence ATGAACGCTTCGGACCGATTCCTGATGAACCACGCCGCTATGGCCCCCTTGCAACTGGCGACATGGCTCAACGATGCCGCCACATTGCAGGACGCACATTCCAAGATCAGCACACAGATCGACCATTGGGTGCCGTGGTCCCCGCAATTCAGGAGCCACAAAGAGAGTATCGAGAGTGAATTACAAAAAGCTCTGGCGCTTGACGTGCGCACGACGAAAGAACTCCAGGCGGCCATCTCGGCGGCGGTCGACGACGTGAATATAAACGCCGCCTACCTGGTGATCAGGGCGAAGTGTGAGAAAGACGAAGCTTGGCTCCACAACAACGGATATACCCTGAAAGAAAAAGCGAAGAGGGTTTACGACAGGCCGGTTTCCACCTCTTCCCTGGCCCTTAGAGTGAAAAACGGGCCGAATGCCGGGCAAGTCATCCTCAGTTGGACCAGAGATCCCGGGGCAGGTTCCTATCAACTGCAGATCTGTAAGGGGCATCCGCAGGGGGAAGAGTCGTTTGTGGATTACGCGTACCTGACGAAAGTTCGGACCACAGCTGACAGCCTCGAGCGCGCAAGCTGGTATTACTTCAGAATAAGGAGTGTCGGGAACAACGAAAACGGCCCTTGGAGCGAGGCCGTCGGCATCATCGTGACCTAA
- a CDS encoding vitamin B12-dependent ribonucleotide reductase produces MKKTAEKGQIPGLTKNAQTVLEKRYLKRDQSGKPLETPADMFRRVATAIAQADAVFDKKADLSALSDKFYAMMTNFEFLPNSPTLMNAGRELGQLSACFVLPVGDSMEEIFESVKHTALIHKSGGGTGFSFSRLRPANDVVMSTTGISSGPLSFMRVFDVATETIKQGGTRRGANMAILRVDHPDIMDFIMCKNDQRQLNNFNISVGITEEFMKAVDADRDYTLMNPRDKKPAGSQNARKVFARIVKQAWENGEPGIIFLDRLNKDNPTPHIGEIESTNPCGEQPLLPYESCNLGSINLGKMVAGGKVNWDKLKETVKSAVHFLDNVIEVNNYPLPQIDEMTRSNRKIGLGVMGWADMLILLGIPYGSEESVELGEKVMQFINDEGHAASRELAKIRGAFPNFKGSMYDLPGAAPVRNATVTTIAPTGTISIIANASSGVEPLFAVSFVRQVMDKNILVEVNPLFEKIAKEQGFYSDELMQRIAEHGTVQDISAIPDDVRDVFMTAHDITPEEHITMQAAFQRHTDNAVSKTVNFPREATIEDVEKVYRLAYELNCKGVTIYRDGSRDEQVLSVGKKEEPKVVAAMTAEEKRSKRERPKALKGWTYQMQTGCGPLYITINEDATGLFEVFTTMGKAGGCAASQSEAIGRMVSLAWRSGVQARQVVKQLLGISCHSPSGFGDNKILSCADAVAKAIQSHLAITGHGEVIEAPAFEKGACPECGGVVEHEGGCAVCRVCGYSECA; encoded by the coding sequence ATGAAGAAGACCGCCGAAAAGGGACAGATCCCGGGCCTCACCAAGAACGCACAGACCGTACTAGAGAAGCGCTACCTGAAGAGGGACCAGTCAGGCAAGCCTCTTGAGACCCCCGCCGACATGTTCCGTCGCGTGGCGACCGCGATCGCCCAGGCCGACGCCGTCTTCGACAAGAAAGCCGACCTCTCCGCGCTCTCCGACAAGTTCTACGCCATGATGACCAACTTCGAGTTCCTCCCGAACTCCCCGACCCTGATGAACGCGGGTCGCGAGCTTGGGCAGCTCTCCGCCTGCTTCGTGCTTCCGGTGGGCGACAGCATGGAGGAGATCTTCGAATCGGTCAAGCACACAGCGCTCATCCACAAGTCCGGCGGCGGCACCGGCTTCTCCTTCTCCCGCCTGCGTCCGGCGAACGACGTGGTCATGTCCACCACCGGCATCTCCAGCGGCCCGCTCTCCTTCATGCGCGTCTTCGACGTCGCCACCGAGACCATCAAGCAGGGGGGCACCCGCCGCGGTGCGAACATGGCGATCCTGCGTGTCGACCATCCCGACATCATGGACTTCATCATGTGCAAGAACGACCAGCGCCAGCTGAACAACTTCAACATCTCGGTCGGCATCACCGAGGAGTTCATGAAGGCGGTCGACGCGGACCGCGACTACACCCTGATGAACCCGCGCGACAAGAAGCCGGCCGGCAGCCAAAACGCCCGGAAGGTGTTCGCGCGCATCGTGAAGCAGGCCTGGGAAAACGGCGAGCCGGGCATCATCTTCCTCGACCGTCTGAACAAGGACAACCCGACCCCGCACATAGGCGAGATCGAGTCGACCAACCCCTGCGGCGAGCAGCCGCTGCTCCCTTACGAATCCTGCAACCTGGGCTCCATCAACCTCGGCAAGATGGTCGCGGGGGGCAAGGTTAACTGGGACAAGCTGAAGGAGACGGTGAAGAGCGCCGTGCACTTCCTCGACAACGTCATCGAGGTGAACAACTACCCCTTACCCCAGATCGACGAGATGACCCGCTCGAACAGGAAGATCGGCCTTGGCGTCATGGGGTGGGCCGACATGCTGATCCTGCTCGGCATCCCCTATGGCTCCGAGGAGTCCGTCGAGCTCGGCGAGAAGGTGATGCAGTTCATCAACGATGAAGGGCACGCCGCCTCCCGCGAGCTCGCGAAAATCCGCGGTGCGTTCCCGAACTTCAAGGGGAGCATGTACGACCTCCCCGGCGCCGCACCGGTCAGGAACGCCACAGTCACCACCATCGCGCCGACCGGGACCATCTCCATCATCGCCAACGCCTCCTCGGGCGTCGAGCCGCTCTTCGCCGTCTCCTTCGTGCGTCAGGTGATGGACAAGAACATCCTGGTCGAAGTGAACCCGCTCTTCGAAAAAATCGCCAAGGAGCAGGGCTTCTACAGCGACGAGCTGATGCAGCGGATCGCCGAGCACGGCACCGTGCAGGACATCAGCGCGATCCCCGATGACGTACGCGACGTGTTCATGACCGCTCACGACATCACCCCGGAAGAGCACATCACCATGCAGGCCGCCTTCCAGCGTCACACCGACAACGCCGTATCGAAGACGGTGAACTTCCCGCGCGAAGCGACCATCGAAGACGTCGAGAAGGTGTACCGTCTCGCCTACGAGCTGAACTGCAAGGGGGTCACCATCTACCGTGACGGCTCCCGCGACGAGCAGGTTCTCTCCGTCGGCAAGAAGGAAGAGCCGAAGGTCGTGGCAGCGATGACCGCGGAAGAAAAGCGCAGCAAGCGCGAGCGTCCGAAGGCGCTCAAGGGGTGGACCTACCAGATGCAGACCGGCTGCGGCCCGCTTTACATCACCATCAACGAGGACGCCACCGGCCTCTTCGAAGTCTTCACCACCATGGGCAAGGCCGGCGGCTGCGCCGCGAGCCAGTCCGAGGCGATCGGGCGCATGGTATCGCTTGCCTGGAGAAGCGGCGTGCAGGCACGCCAGGTAGTGAAGCAGCTCCTCGGCATCTCCTGCCACAGCCCGAGCGGTTTCGGCGACAACAAGATCCTTTCCTGCGCCGACGCCGTCGCCAAGGCGATCCAGTCGCACCTGGCGATCACCGGCCATGGTGAAGTCATCGAAGCTCCCGCCTTCGAGAAAGGCGCCTGCCCCGAGTGCGGCGGCGTCGTGGAGCACGAAGGCGGCTGCGCCGTCTGCCGCGTCTGCGGCTACTCCGAGTGCGCGTAG
- a CDS encoding sensor domain-containing diguanylate cyclase, protein MSQCDCNSQKESLESQVKGLKDLIEVAKAVVSTLDLDTVLQAILTSAMRFAGTPAGSVALYYDARRELSLHAHSGLTADFVKKERWEVTPGGLTEQVLLAGEIFYIEDTQQTPFFKNPIALKEGIRSLVCVPLVFQERIVGILYLDDFEPRCFDRDKLNLLSILASFAAMAIHNATLHKRTKLLAITDSLTGLHNHRYFKQYFRQEMARAKRYHKPFSIIMMDVDDFKSYNDSFGHATGDRLLELMGDLILQTIRSVDVAFRYGGEEFIVLLPETRLDQAILAAERLRDSVQQGTAKRPVDGASRGVTVSIGVASYPDNADKMDELFNIVDSLLYLAKRRGKNKVYHQESLQIPKK, encoded by the coding sequence ATGAGCCAGTGTGATTGCAATAGCCAAAAGGAGTCGCTTGAGTCCCAGGTAAAGGGGCTAAAGGATCTGATAGAGGTCGCCAAGGCCGTCGTCTCTACGCTGGATCTGGACACGGTGCTGCAGGCGATCCTGACGAGCGCCATGCGGTTCGCCGGCACCCCGGCGGGGAGCGTCGCGCTCTACTACGACGCGAGGCGCGAGCTTAGCCTGCATGCGCACTCGGGGCTCACCGCGGATTTCGTGAAGAAGGAGCGCTGGGAGGTGACCCCCGGAGGGCTCACCGAGCAGGTGCTTCTGGCCGGCGAGATCTTTTATATCGAGGACACCCAGCAAACCCCGTTCTTCAAGAACCCGATCGCCCTGAAGGAAGGGATCCGCTCGCTTGTGTGCGTCCCGCTCGTCTTCCAGGAGCGCATCGTCGGTATCCTTTATCTGGATGACTTCGAACCGAGATGTTTCGATCGTGATAAGTTGAACCTCCTCTCGATCCTTGCGTCCTTCGCCGCGATGGCGATCCACAACGCGACGTTGCACAAGCGGACCAAGCTTCTCGCCATTACCGACTCGCTCACCGGGCTGCACAACCACCGCTATTTCAAGCAGTACTTCCGGCAGGAGATGGCGCGCGCGAAGCGCTACCACAAGCCGTTCTCCATCATCATGATGGACGTGGACGACTTCAAGAGTTACAACGACAGCTTCGGCCACGCCACGGGCGACCGGCTCCTCGAACTCATGGGGGATTTGATCCTGCAGACGATCCGTTCGGTCGACGTCGCGTTCCGCTACGGAGGCGAGGAGTTCATCGTGCTTTTACCGGAGACCCGCCTGGACCAGGCGATCCTCGCTGCGGAGCGTCTGCGTGACAGCGTGCAGCAGGGGACCGCAAAGAGGCCCGTTGACGGGGCGAGCCGCGGCGTCACCGTGAGCATCGGCGTTGCGAGCTACCCGGACAACGCGGACAAGATGGACGAGCTGTTCAACATAGTCGACTCCCTGCTCTACCTGGCCAAGCGCCGCGGCAAGAACAAGGTCTATCACCAGGAAAGCCTGCAGATCCCAAAAAAATGA
- a CDS encoding right-handed parallel beta-helix repeat-containing protein codes for MKRYHILLIHGLLLAALFCHQAAAADTPSTAAPSAPASAPVPAPERVEAPFKPQSTFADRVLAEDTVWKGEVLVEGAVTVAPQATLTVEPGTLVRFKKGAGEPVLVVQGRLVASGSKEEPIRFSSLFAAPSAGDWQGIVLLGSDKNNLLENCRIEGAATGVEALFANLTLKGVRAERSATGMRFQDALLTMEGGGASDCDTGMSFIQSEATVRGVSVVGNRVGIEARHTSIYLQDVSLAMNRSAFSCDSCRLKLAGGAALDNGRGVTLFETEGSVTGVKLARNSDYGLSLTGSRVRVSDNVITGNGAQGVLVFDGSAVAWDNVISGNAGHDVYNAGNEEFRAPNNRWGEGGPKIYDNGGRGRVNVNPKR; via the coding sequence ATGAAGAGATATCACATACTACTTATTCACGGGCTGCTTCTGGCGGCCCTTTTTTGCCACCAGGCCGCGGCCGCCGATACTCCGTCCACCGCCGCGCCGTCCGCACCCGCTTCTGCTCCCGTTCCCGCTCCCGAGCGTGTCGAGGCGCCGTTCAAGCCGCAGAGCACCTTTGCCGATCGCGTTCTCGCCGAGGACACCGTCTGGAAGGGGGAGGTGCTTGTCGAGGGGGCGGTGACCGTGGCGCCACAGGCGACGCTCACCGTCGAGCCGGGGACCTTGGTCCGCTTCAAGAAAGGGGCGGGGGAACCGGTCCTCGTGGTGCAGGGACGGCTGGTCGCCTCCGGAAGCAAGGAGGAGCCGATCCGTTTCTCTTCGCTCTTCGCGGCGCCCTCTGCCGGTGACTGGCAGGGGATCGTCCTTCTCGGCAGCGACAAGAACAACCTTCTGGAAAACTGCCGCATCGAAGGGGCGGCGACCGGGGTCGAGGCGCTTTTCGCGAACCTGACCCTGAAGGGGGTGCGTGCCGAGCGCAGCGCCACCGGGATGCGTTTCCAGGATGCGCTTCTCACCATGGAGGGAGGGGGAGCCTCCGACTGCGACACCGGCATGAGCTTTATCCAGAGCGAGGCGACCGTGCGCGGCGTGAGCGTGGTCGGCAACCGGGTGGGGATCGAGGCGCGGCACACTTCGATCTACCTGCAGGACGTAAGTCTTGCCATGAACCGCTCCGCCTTTTCCTGCGACAGCTGTCGGTTGAAGCTTGCCGGCGGGGCGGCGCTCGACAACGGCCGCGGCGTGACCCTTTTCGAGACCGAGGGGAGCGTGACCGGGGTTAAGCTCGCGAGAAACAGCGACTACGGGCTGTCGCTGACCGGTTCGCGGGTGAGGGTGAGCGACAACGTGATCACCGGCAACGGTGCGCAGGGGGTGCTCGTTTTCGACGGCTCCGCCGTAGCGTGGGACAACGTGATCTCCGGTAACGCGGGGCATGATGTCTACAACGCAGGCAATGAGGAGTTCCGCGCCCCCAACAACCGCTGGGGCGAGGGTGGACCAAAGATCTACGACAACGGCGGACGGGGCAGGGTGAACGTGAACCCGAAGAGGTAG
- the rph gene encoding ribonuclease PH → MTRRNGRAADALREVKITRNYLKHAEGSVLIEFGDTKVICNATVESKVPSFLKGKGTGWVTAEYCMLPRATHTRNQRESAKGKLSGRTHEIQRLIGRSLRAVVDLEKLGERSILIDCDVIQADGGTRTASITGAYVALADALQTLVDAGELSKSPLREAVAAVSVGIVDGTPFLDLDYPEDSSAEVDMNFVMTSSMRFVEVQGTAEAEPFTLDQMDAMRGHAMLGLTRLFEIQKEALQA, encoded by the coding sequence ATGACACGCAGAAACGGCCGTGCGGCTGATGCATTGAGGGAAGTTAAAATCACGCGCAATTACCTGAAACACGCCGAGGGCTCGGTGCTGATCGAGTTCGGGGACACGAAGGTAATCTGCAACGCGACGGTCGAGTCGAAGGTCCCTTCCTTCCTGAAAGGGAAGGGGACGGGCTGGGTCACCGCGGAGTACTGCATGTTGCCGCGGGCAACGCACACGAGAAACCAGCGTGAGTCGGCAAAGGGAAAACTCTCCGGACGCACCCACGAAATCCAGCGCCTGATCGGCAGGTCGCTGCGCGCGGTGGTCGACTTGGAAAAATTGGGCGAGCGCTCCATCCTCATCGACTGCGACGTGATCCAGGCCGACGGCGGCACTCGCACCGCTTCGATCACCGGTGCTTACGTCGCGCTGGCCGACGCCCTGCAGACCCTGGTCGACGCCGGGGAGCTCTCCAAGAGTCCGCTGCGCGAGGCGGTCGCCGCGGTGAGCGTCGGCATCGTCGACGGCACCCCCTTCCTCGACCTCGACTACCCGGAGGATTCGAGCGCCGAGGTGGACATGAACTTCGTGATGACCTCTTCGATGCGTTTCGTCGAGGTGCAGGGTACCGCCGAGGCGGAGCCTTTCACCCTCGACCAGATGGACGCCATGCGCGGCCACGCCATGCTGGGGCTCACCCGTCTCTTCGAGATCCAGAAAGAGGCGCTTCAGGCATGA
- a CDS encoding XTP/dITP diphosphatase translates to MKELLVASGNKGKLREFGELLRGVVDTILSPADFPDLPDVVEDGATFEENAIKKALSAARCTGRPVLADDSGLCVDYLGGRPGVYSARFAGEGATDADNNALLLRELAGVPAEKRGAAFHCVIALCLPDGTCRTFDGALAGVILEAPRGEGGFGYDPLFMVPEYGQTFSELPMEIKNAISHRGRAMQMLKEALTQSR, encoded by the coding sequence ATGAAAGAACTCCTGGTCGCATCGGGAAACAAGGGGAAACTGCGCGAGTTCGGCGAACTGTTGCGCGGCGTGGTGGATACCATCCTCTCGCCTGCTGACTTCCCCGATCTCCCGGACGTCGTGGAGGATGGGGCGACCTTTGAGGAGAACGCGATAAAGAAGGCGCTCTCCGCGGCGCGTTGCACCGGGCGGCCGGTTCTTGCCGACGACTCGGGGCTCTGCGTCGATTATCTCGGCGGACGCCCCGGCGTCTACTCGGCGCGCTTCGCCGGTGAGGGGGCGACCGACGCCGACAACAACGCACTCCTGCTGCGTGAGCTCGCGGGCGTTCCCGCCGAGAAGAGGGGCGCTGCGTTTCACTGCGTCATAGCGCTCTGCCTTCCCGACGGAACCTGCCGGACCTTCGACGGCGCCCTTGCCGGGGTGATCCTGGAGGCCCCGCGGGGGGAGGGTGGCTTCGGCTACGATCCCCTCTTCATGGTGCCGGAGTACGGGCAGACCTTCTCCGAGCTTCCCATGGAGATCAAGAACGCCATCAGCCACCGCGGACGCGCCATGCAGATGCTCAAAGAGGCGCTCACGCAAAGCCGCTAG
- a CDS encoding site-specific integrase, with translation MRFSYLVQRGTTFYFQCRIPTDVKCHFPCTQIKKSLKTSNWKHAVSLVKVLTARTERVFFMARSGLLTAKVIESLVKEYLATLLDQDKAERYSIAETPLDAAVMQMGQDFRARYHMDCRKDYELLNDETGEIEEVSGARNLASYYRVLASRYMEQARKQDYSEIAPTASALLALENVQASTSSPEFKMLCDALLAKEIEANEVLAQRAERGLSNPYDGGSATVAPRRKRLSALINKYSEVHKENWDRDSKRKMDNHFEKILELTGNPYTDEINQDMLVRLFANLEIYPTFRSHPHMQGLTLEQCQEHPKYKPLGSTTLKQIWFALGGLLTYGSESGEYGIARNYCSDKVFTVKKKVHKKKRNDTLKRLPYNRNDTQRLINELGAMSMRRKKLDPHMLWIPLIGLYSGMREEEICQLYCDDFMVVDGLDCFRLRDYEPRHQSVKNEQSRRTIPIHPTLLELGLMDFIASRRKLKYSRPWEGGTTRKVFYYENSDSYSHYFEKWYNGTFRKYVIVDEEERAKKPFHSLRHTFINWFFQNVRSQDRDNSAVKGLVGHLESEEQRMIAALLQGITWETYSQELNPVPMMETLKLLDYGVDLTPLKLPLTW, from the coding sequence ATGCGTTTCAGCTATCTGGTTCAAAGAGGCACAACTTTCTATTTCCAGTGCAGAATCCCCACCGATGTTAAGTGTCACTTTCCCTGCACACAAATTAAGAAATCGCTCAAGACCTCTAACTGGAAGCACGCTGTTTCCCTTGTGAAGGTGTTGACGGCGAGAACGGAGAGGGTTTTCTTTATGGCGCGTTCAGGTCTACTTACCGCGAAGGTGATCGAGAGTCTAGTCAAAGAATATTTGGCAACTCTGCTTGATCAAGACAAGGCAGAGCGCTACAGCATTGCCGAAACTCCTCTTGATGCTGCCGTGATGCAGATGGGCCAAGATTTCCGTGCACGATACCACATGGACTGCCGGAAAGATTATGAGCTGTTGAACGATGAGACTGGTGAGATTGAGGAGGTCTCTGGCGCTCGAAACCTCGCCTCCTATTACCGAGTGCTCGCCTCGCGGTATATGGAGCAGGCGCGCAAGCAGGACTATTCCGAAATAGCGCCTACTGCATCTGCGCTTTTAGCGTTAGAAAATGTCCAGGCATCAACAAGCTCGCCGGAATTTAAGATGCTGTGCGATGCCTTGCTTGCGAAGGAGATCGAGGCCAACGAAGTGCTTGCGCAAAGGGCAGAACGCGGCTTGAGCAACCCCTATGACGGTGGGTCCGCAACTGTCGCCCCTCGCCGTAAAAGGCTGAGTGCACTGATTAACAAGTACTCTGAGGTTCATAAAGAGAACTGGGACAGGGACAGCAAAAGGAAGATGGATAACCATTTTGAAAAAATTCTAGAGCTTACCGGCAATCCCTACACAGATGAGATTAACCAGGATATGCTCGTTCGTCTCTTTGCAAACTTGGAGATATACCCGACGTTCCGCAGCCATCCTCACATGCAAGGCCTGACCTTGGAGCAATGTCAGGAACACCCCAAATACAAGCCTCTTGGCTCAACGACCTTAAAACAAATTTGGTTTGCGCTAGGGGGATTACTGACATACGGCAGTGAAAGTGGTGAGTATGGCATCGCTAGAAATTATTGTAGCGACAAGGTGTTCACCGTTAAGAAGAAGGTTCATAAGAAAAAACGAAATGATACTTTGAAGCGGTTGCCATACAACCGCAACGATACTCAGCGCCTTATCAACGAGCTGGGGGCAATGAGTATGAGGCGCAAGAAACTCGACCCACACATGCTCTGGATTCCGTTAATAGGGTTGTATAGCGGGATGAGGGAAGAAGAAATATGTCAACTTTACTGTGACGATTTCATGGTCGTCGATGGACTTGATTGCTTCAGGCTACGGGACTATGAACCACGACACCAAAGTGTTAAGAACGAACAAAGTCGGCGCACTATTCCCATTCACCCTACACTTTTAGAATTAGGGCTTATGGACTTCATAGCTTCAAGGCGCAAGTTGAAATATAGTCGGCCTTGGGAGGGCGGTACTACACGAAAAGTGTTTTACTATGAAAATTCAGACAGTTATTCGCACTACTTTGAAAAATGGTACAATGGCACGTTTAGGAAGTATGTGATCGTTGACGAAGAAGAACGAGCAAAGAAACCATTCCACTCTTTACGGCACACATTCATAAACTGGTTTTTCCAGAACGTGAGGTCGCAAGACCGGGACAACTCCGCTGTTAAGGGGCTGGTAGGACACCTTGAGTCAGAGGAGCAGAGAATGATCGCTGCTTTGCTGCAGGGAATAACCTGGGAGACCTATAGCCAAGAGCTAAACCCCGTGCCCATGATGGAGACACTGAAGCTGCTGGATTATGGTGTTGATCTTACCCCTTTAAAGCTGCCGTTGACGTGGTAA